The region AGTGTCTGATCGCGCCTTCAACGGGTTAAATCTGGCAAAAGCATACCTGGGCGATCGCGTGTTTCGGGTCTGGGTGGATGCTCGTGATGGTAATCGCTTGATTACCAAATTTCGTGATAATCGCAAACTATTTTCCACCACGACGGGACGCATAGTTGAACAGCCCGATGCCAGCCACTTCATTGCCACGGAACTGTTTCAGCAGTTTTTCCAATCCCCTGTCAAGCCTTACAAAAATCAGGTGGAAACTACAACAGAATACACGCTGAATACGAATGGTACGATCTCTGCTGATCAGTTCACTGCAGTGTATCTCAACCCGCCCCACCCCAAAGCGTTTCTGGCAGGCGATCGCCCGGTGGCCCTGTATCGTTACCGCCTGGAGTTTGTGAAGCGGTAGCAGCCGGTCACCCCTTTATTGCCTGTAGCAACGCCGTGAGCGCCCGATCTTCCGATGAATTCACCTGCCGATCCATCATCGCCAAACTTACCGCTTTCGGCAGAGCGATCGCTGCCACATCCGGGTCAAGTCCTTCCACCAGATCATCCAGACTTTGCGGCACTTTCAACGCCGACCGTACTCCTAGCAAGGTTGTTTCATCAAAACCCATCGCCATCAGTTGAGGTTGCAAATGCTCCCAATTCGTAGCTTCTTTGGGATTACCAACTTGGATCAAATATGCCAGCAACCGCTGAATCCGGTTTTGCTGCTGAGGCGTAAACCGGGATTCCACCAGGTTGAGTCGAGCACCATTTCCCGCTTCATTTGCATTTAGATTGTTAATGATCTGCTGCCAATCACGAGAGTCACAGCAATCAGGCTTATCCACCGTGAGCGCAATGTGAATCTTGCCTGAATCAGTTTCCAGTTGAGTCACTTCTGCCCGCACCCCCAAAAAGCCAAGCCATTGGGACACCGTTGAAACCAATGTAGAGCGAGTAGCTCGACTATGCGCCAGTAGACGAACCTGGGTTTGAACCATTGGACGGACGATTTGCGACAGCATAGGCAACATTGTGAACAACAACCACCGTTTCCACCCTACACCCTAACTTCTTCAACCCTCCGGCTATCTTGGAATTCCTTCCACTTTCGATTCCAGCGACTTCAAGAATTCGGTGTTCACACCCGATTCACGAGTCAGAGCAATCTTACCTGTGCGAGCGATTTCGCGCAGTCCAAACTTGTTAAGCACTTGAACAATCGCTACCATTTTGCCAGGGTCACCCACCACTTCCAGGGTCAAAGAATCTTCCGCCACATCCACCACTCTCGCCCGAAAGATCTGTGCCAGTTCAATAATTTCGGAGCGGGTAGAGCTGTTAGCGTTCACTTTCATCAACATCAGTTCCCGTTCCACACAGGGGACTTCGGTGATGTCCTGCACCTTTAGGACATTGATTAGCTTGTAAAGCTGCTTGGTTAACTGCTCGATGATGCGATCGTCTCCTGGAACCACCATTGTGATGCGAGATATCCCAATTTGTTCGGCTGGTCCCACCGCCAGACTTTCAATGTTAAACCCCCGTCGCGCAAATAACCCAGCAATACGGGTTAAAACCCCTGCCTCATCTTCTACCAAAACCGAAAGCGTATGCTTCATGGCTGCAACTGCCCAACACTGTAAAAACCGTAGTTTTTTATTTTACTGTGCGGGATGGGTCAACGCATCAGCTTGTGAAAAAGCCATGATTTCCCAACGAGTACGGCTGATTTTTCGATCAATTTCAAAATCTTTAAAGTGAATTTGTAAAGGCTTTGATAGGTATTTCCAGGACACCGAAACAAAGCCTAGATTGGCATAGAAGCCAGCCAGTTTTGGTTTGCAAACCAAATAAACTGGCTGCTTTAAATCTTTGACTATCTGCCGAATTAAGCAAGACGCCAGCGATCGCCTGCGCCATTTTTGGTCAACAACAACATGATACAGCACGTAAAAATCGCTGAAATGAGACATTGCTGCACAAGCGACTGGACGCTGATTGTGTTCAACCACCCAGTACATCGACCAATTGAACAAAGGTTCAGTGGGAATTAACACCACATACAGCAACAAGACAAGAATCAACGCGATCGCCCATAATGCCGCATAGAGCATTGTTGCCAATACCACACTTTGCAACGCAGGGGATTGAACTTTTCTCAGTAACCAGGCATCTATCCCCACGACTGCACTCAGTAAAGAAATCTTCACCAGTCGATAGGCAACAATTCGGGCATCAAACCCTAAGGCTTCTGACCAAATGAGGTTTAGGACTAACTGCTGCAATACCCACCGATCTGTTTTACGCGCAGGTCTAACAATACAATTGGGAGGCAAAGAAGAGCAGAAATCAGTCATTCAGCCAGGGTAGAAGCGGGATATGATTTGAGATTGTCGGTTTTGGTTTTAGATTACAAGAACAGGAGACAACAATCAGAGTCGTTTTTTCCGACTTCTGACTCCTGCTCCTAATTTCCCATCTGCAAATGTAACGAGTTGTTCAGTTAGAATCGCTGAATTTTCGGTAAAAGCGCTTTCTGCGGCGAGCGATCGCTTTACGCTTTTCCTTCTCTAGCGGTGTTTCAAAATGGCGGTTCTTCCGCATATCTTGAAAAATGCCAGCCCTCGCGACCTGACGCTTAAATCGGCGTAGCGCCGACTCAAGCCCTTCATTTTCGCCTAACACCACCTGAGTCATGCGTCGCCTCCTACGAATTTGTATTGTTGAAATCGTCATCAATGACAAAGAGTTTCCGGGCGGTTAGAGCAGTTGCCAACCACCTGGAAACCCTCCAATTATGATTTGGGTTCTGCAGTAGATAGGAAAACCTGATGACCAGTACTCCAGCAATCTTGATTCTACAGAACAAGTGGGATAAAACAATCCCACAGCCGCTTACTAATAACGGCGATCGCCCCGACGGCTGAAACTATCTCTACCACCACCTCCACCCATCGGCGAACGACGTTCTTCACGGGGCTTAGCTTTATTCACCTTCAAATCTCGACCCATCCACTCTGCTCCATCCAGAGCATCAATGGCGGCAGCTTCCTCCGTTTCAGAAGACATTTCTACAAAAGCAAATCCGCGCATCCGACCAGTTTCCCGATCTTTAGGCAGTTGAACACTGACAACCTTCCCGTATTCTGAGAAAGTTTCTACCAAATCATCTTCCGTCACTTTGAAGGACAGATTACCGACATAAACTGACATGGGAATTCTCCGACATGAAATACACAAAGACTTAAATTCGGAGAATCGCCCACAATACTTAAGTGAGGCAAATTACAGAACCGAAAAAAATCTTGCTCGCATGAGTCTAACACAAAATTTAAGGAGTATTACCGATTTAGTAAGATGCTTAATGGTTTTCTCGCTCTAGCCAGGCACGCATTTTACCGGGGTTAAGTAGCCCATAAGGATCCATCCTTTCCTTAAAGCGAAGATGTTTGTAATCGACGGTTTTTCGCCCCCCTTCTTCCAAAATGTAGGTATGCGGGTTGAAAATCAAGGCGTCATGCTGATCGTGATAGGTCATGATTTCTTGCAACCGTTCAGGAGTTGTGTAGCGAACGATTTGCAATCCAGCCGGATGGACAGATCCTCCCATCCGCAAGAATTCTAAATGCATCATGACTTCATCACCAAAGTGGTGATACAGATGCTCAACAGCTTTTAGCTCCTTATCGTTTGGAAAGATGGTTTGCAAGTATGTGAGGGTGGGGTCAACGCTGCGGGCATGAAGCGTGGTGTGGTTCCAGGAATATTCCACCAACGTGATGCCTTTGCTCGCTTCTTGAGCCGATTTTTGATAGCAGACCGTGCCGCCAAACTCTTTTACAAGCTCCGCAAAAGGTTCCAGGCAGCACTCAGCGACAAGAATCAATGCAACATGGCTACCGGTT is a window of Leptolyngbyaceae cyanobacterium JSC-12 DNA encoding:
- a CDS encoding acetyltransferase, N-acetylglutamate synthase (IMG reference gene:2510096772~PFAM: Acetyltransferase (GNAT) family) gives rise to the protein MTDFCSSLPPNCIVRPARKTDRWVLQQLVLNLIWSEALGFDARIVAYRLVKISLLSAVVGIDAWLLRKVQSPALQSVVLATMLYAALWAIALILVLLLYVVLIPTEPLFNWSMYWVVEHNQRPVACAAMSHFSDFYVLYHVVVDQKWRRRSLASCLIRQIVKDLKQPVYLVCKPKLAGFYANLGFVSVSWKYLSKPLQIHFKDFEIDRKISRTRWEIMAFSQADALTHPAQ
- a CDS encoding RRM domain-containing RNA-binding protein (IMG reference gene:2510096774~PFAM: RNA recognition motif. (a.k.a. RRM, RBD, or RNP domain)), whose amino-acid sequence is MSVYVGNLSFKVTEDDLVETFSEYGKVVSVQLPKDRETGRMRGFAFVEMSSETEEAAAIDALDGAEWMGRDLKVNKAKPREERRSPMGGGGGRDSFSRRGDRRY
- a CDS encoding ribosomal protein S21 (IMG reference gene:2510096773~PFAM: Ribosomal protein S21~TIGRFAM: ribosomal protein S21), coding for MTQVVLGENEGLESALRRFKRQVARAGIFQDMRKNRHFETPLEKEKRKAIARRRKRFYRKFSDSN
- a CDS encoding hypothetical protein (IMG reference gene:2510096770) codes for the protein MLPMLSQIVRPMVQTQVRLLAHSRATRSTLVSTVSQWLGFLGVRAEVTQLETDSGKIHIALTVDKPDCCDSRDWQQIINNLNANEAGNGARLNLVESRFTPQQQNRIQRLLAYLIQVGNPKEATNWEHLQPQLMAMGFDETTLLGVRSALKVPQSLDDLVEGLDPDVAAIALPKAVSLAMMDRQVNSSEDRALTALLQAIKG
- a CDS encoding acetolactate synthase, small subunit (IMG reference gene:2510096771~PFAM: ACT domain; Small subunit of acetolactate synthase~TIGRFAM: acetolactate synthase, small subunit): MKHTLSVLVEDEAGVLTRIAGLFARRGFNIESLAVGPAEQIGISRITMVVPGDDRIIEQLTKQLYKLINVLKVQDITEVPCVERELMLMKVNANSSTRSEIIELAQIFRARVVDVAEDSLTLEVVGDPGKMVAIVQVLNKFGLREIARTGKIALTRESGVNTEFLKSLESKVEGIPR